In the Besnoitia besnoiti strain Bb-Ger1 chromosome XII, whole genome shotgun sequence genome, one interval contains:
- a CDS encoding putative MC family transporter (encoded by transcript BESB_023100) — MAAATTSSPASVASSVAAVAPSAPASLNTQGKKKELRTPLEILMYSRDQAFRGGIAGASAQVVNVLAFMWLRTTMNYQYRYGGTTLGSIKKLYGEGGVVRFYRGLLPALMQSPLSRFGDTAANVGVLAALDASPRTQDLPIGIKTALASCGAAGWRFFLMPLDAWKTTKQVEGGNGLQVLVAKVRTYGVPKLYHGAVAAMGATWVGHYPWFFTHNYLSETLPKFEFTYGKHMRYALIGFASSVVSDTCSNSIRVLKTTKQTSVVPLTYMQTLREVLSKDGFTGLFFRGLGTRILTNGLQGMVFSVGWKAIQDHLNNRK; from the exons ATGGCAGCCGCAACGacgtcctcgcctgcgtccgtCGCCTCGAGCGTCGCCGCAGTAGCTCCGAGCGCCCCCGCCTCACTGAACACTCAgggcaagaagaaggagctTCGTACCCCTCTGGAAATCCTCATGTACTCTCGCGATCAGGCTTTTCGAGGGGGGATTGCGGGTGCCTCTGCGCAAGTTGTGAacgtcctcgccttcatGTGGCTCAGGACAACGATGAACTACCAGTACCGCTACGGCGGCACGACGCTCGGGTCGATCAAGAAGCTCTACGGCGAAG gcggcgtggTTCGCTTCTACCGCGGGCTTCTTCCGGCGCTGATGCAGTCTCCTCTCAGCCGCTTCGGAGACACTGCGGCGAACGTGGgcgtgctggcggcgctcgacgcgagcccgcgcacgcaggaCCTGCCTATCGGCATTAAAACGGCGCTCGCGTCCTGTGGCGCTGCAGGATGGAGATTCTTTCTCATGCCGCTCGACG CCTGGAAGACGACCAAACAAGTCGAGGGCGGTAACGGCCTTCAGGTCCTCGTCGCCAAGG TTCGCACTTACGGCGTGCCGAAGCTGTACCACGGCGCGGTGGCAGCGATGGGGGCAACCTGGGTGGGACATTATCCGTGGTTTTTTACGCACAACTATCTCTCTGAGACGCTTCCCAAGTTCGAGTTCACCTACGGAAAGCATATGCGCTACGCGCTGATTGGGTTCGCCAGCAGCGTGGTCAGCGACACCTGCTCAAACAGCATTCGCGTCCTCAAAACGACCAAACAGACCTCCGTG GTTCCGCTCACGTATATGCAAACTCTGCGCGAAGTGCTGAGCAAGGACGGCTTCACGgggctcttcttccgcggcttgGGAACTCGAATCCTCACCAATGGACTGCAG GGCATGGTCTTTTCTGTGGGTTGGAAGGCGATCCAGGATCACCTGAACAACCGAAAGTAA
- a CDS encoding mediator complex subunit MED18 (encoded by transcript BESB_023110), protein MLSETREASPSVQGSAAPQTHRSSASASSSLFEFWDDEEADDAMAEASVLFQEKEKRNESEEGGQKRGRTYNEFSLQGAEEMERKLHLLHQTAVCFSDCWDAYEWTDMIFFQENRSTSSALDMKQASGASRRLSVRMYTAPESMKGLCAVRMKEEGTMVKKAASKRKCNLTRVTEIVASAGIIDVLRFLEFKQITQVFVKAQVYLSKAATSNSTTLIVQRHFSDADYQHPLFVRKGRQAEPVGGWLVEAKARCEGDGPAAAATDFLLFNYAANFGPYDPLLFSSDGILSRVSAETRVRRHANRKEPTWREERTCVMKIEISETNGSEVFRVCVSQASI, encoded by the exons ATGCTGAGCGAGACGCGTGAGGCTTCGCCTTCCGTGCaaggctctgcggcgcctcagACACATCgttcctctgcctcggcctcttcttcgctgtttGAGTTCTGGGACGATGAAGAGGCTGACGACGCCATGGCGGAGGCCTCAGTTTTATTccaggagaaagagaagcggAATGAGAGTGAGGAGGGCGGCCAGAAGCGCGGACGGACTTACAACGAGTTCTCTCTGCAG GGTGCGGAGGAAATGGAGAGGAAACTTCATCTTCTTCACCAGACCGCAGTGTGTTTCAGCGACTGCTGGGACGCGTACGAGTGGACAGACATGATTTTCTTCCAGGAGAATCGCTCCACATCCA GCGCGCTGGACATGAAGCAGGCGTCAGGCGCGAGTCGCCGACTGTCCGTGCGTATGTATACCGCGCCGGAGTCGATGAAGGGCCTCTG CGCCGTCCGCATGAAGGAGGAGGGGACGATGGtgaagaaggcagcgagcAAACGAAAATGCAACTTGACCCGTGTGACTGAGATTGTCGCGTCTGCTGGGATTATCGACGTTCTCCGGTTCCTCGAATTCAA GCAAATCACGCAGGTGTTCGTCAAAGCGCAGGTCTACCTGAGCAAGGCTGCGACGTCAAATAGCACGACGCTCATCGTTCAGCGTCACTTCTCG GATGCAGATTATCAGCATCCTCTCTTTGTGCGCAAGGGACGCCAAGCCGAACCCGTCGGGGGCTGGCTggtcgaggcgaaggcccgatgcgagggcgacggacccgcggcagcggcaacCGATTTCCTTCTCTTCAACTACGCGGCGAATTTCGGACCGTACGACCCTCTCCTGTTTTCTTCCGATGGAATTCTCTCGAGAGTGTCTGCAGAAACACGCGTGCGCCGACATGCGAACCGCAAAGAGCCTACCTGGAGAGAAGAGCGTACATGCGTAATGAAAATAGAAATAAGCGAAACGAACGGATCTGAAGTTTTCAGGGTGTGTGTGAGTCAGGCAAGCATCTAG
- a CDS encoding ubiquitin-conjugating enzyme subfamily protein (encoded by transcript BESB_023090) — translation MPASNAAAPSPSPAPAASTSQASAAASATEKPSSSSHAESSPSAPASGTPTTSASASASTVSPSPSAGGASTPGLIATSTIARKRLAQERAAWRRDHPPGFSAKYAPMADGKGGQDIMKWQCKIPGKKGSIWEGGEYLLTMDFSEEYPSKPPKCKFNPVLFHPNIYPSGTVCLSILNEDEDWKPSITIKQILLGIQDLLDDPNPNSPAQAEPYMLFCQNREEYNRRVKQQALNMRPRD, via the exons ATGCCGGCATCgaacgcagcagcgccctcgccttcgccggcgccggcggcttcAACGAGCCAggcttctgcggccgcctcagCCACAGAAAAaccgtcgtcctcgtctcaCGCCGAGTCTTCCCCGAgtgcgccggcctccggcACGCCGACCACGtcggcttctgcgtctgcctcgactgtctcgccctctccctctgcaggcggTGCGTCGACTCCTGGCTTGATCGCAACCTCCACGATTGCGCGGAAACGCTTggcgcaggagcgcgcggcgtggcGCAGAGATCACCCCCCGGGGTTTTCTGCGAAATATGCGCCCATGGCGGATGGAAAGGGTGGTCAGGACATCATGAAGTGGCAGTGCAAAATTCCAGGGAAAAAA GGCAGCATTtgggagggcggcgagtaTCTGCTGACCATGGACTTCAGCGAGGAGTACCCCAGCAAGCCGCCAAAGTGCAAGTTCAACCCTGTCCTCTTCCACCCCAACATCTACCCTTCCGGCACGGTCTGTCTCTCAATTCtgaacgaagacgaggactgGAAGCCCTCAATCACCATCAAGCAGATTCTGTTGGGAATTCAG GATCTCCTGGACGACCCGAATCCGAACTCGCCAGCTCAGGCCGAGCCGTACATGCTTTTCTGTCAGAACCGCGAGGAGTACAACCGCCGCGTCAAGCAACAGGCGCTCAATATGCGGCCGAGAGACTGA